From Trueperella pecoris, a single genomic window includes:
- the ftsR gene encoding transcriptional regulator FtsR, producing the protein MSPQAKRVEEAELPRTWPQEVSHEPTLKIGEVTSQLRREFPFLASSKIRYFESQGLIEPYRTDSNQRIFSLADVERLRFILIEQRDRYVPLPQIKEMLSQLDSGQASQDHPGRMRALPDDARPTPGTRIHKDELAALTGASLTEIDHLIAAGMLIPDARGRLTAHAVDIVRFSKMLGESGMDLRSLRQVRNSAHSHATNVVSQLATERARNTPVAKERVVNESAEMATMLTNLYRALLTENIDVQLR; encoded by the coding sequence ATGAGTCCTCAGGCTAAGCGTGTTGAGGAAGCTGAGCTCCCTCGCACATGGCCTCAAGAGGTTTCTCACGAACCGACACTGAAGATCGGTGAAGTGACATCGCAGCTTCGGCGTGAGTTTCCTTTCTTGGCGTCATCGAAGATCCGCTATTTCGAATCCCAGGGGCTCATAGAGCCCTATCGCACGGATTCGAACCAGCGCATATTCTCTCTCGCCGATGTTGAGCGCCTGCGTTTCATTTTGATCGAACAGCGTGATCGCTATGTTCCGCTCCCGCAGATCAAGGAAATGCTCAGCCAGCTCGACTCTGGACAGGCGAGCCAGGACCATCCCGGCCGGATGCGAGCCTTGCCCGACGACGCCCGCCCGACCCCGGGAACGCGCATCCATAAGGACGAACTCGCGGCGTTGACGGGCGCGTCCTTGACCGAGATCGATCATCTGATCGCGGCGGGCATGCTGATCCCGGACGCGCGTGGACGGCTGACCGCCCACGCCGTCGACATCGTACGCTTTTCCAAGATGCTCGGGGAGTCCGGCATGGATCTGCGGAGCCTACGCCAGGTGCGCAACTCGGCGCACTCACACGCGACCAACGTCGTCTCCCAACTGGCAACGGAGCGTGCGCGAAACACGCCGGTGGCAAAGGAGCGCGTGGTCAACGAGTCCGCTGAAATGGCAACGATGC
- a CDS encoding FHA domain-containing protein → MADFEVHPQGVDPTSTSRFTAIGVPLEPQQMVHGLDPEDTATINALPATSALLIALTGANAGARFLLNADTTTVGRHPKSDIFLDDVTVSRKHALFVRSGRNFFVRDSGSLNGTYVNMQQVEEAKLNDGDEVRIGKYQLTFYGSRQAGE, encoded by the coding sequence ATGGCAGATTTTGAGGTGCATCCGCAGGGGGTCGATCCGACGTCGACCTCGCGTTTTACGGCGATTGGAGTGCCGCTTGAACCGCAACAAATGGTTCATGGCCTCGATCCCGAAGATACCGCCACCATCAACGCTCTTCCTGCCACCTCCGCGCTTCTCATCGCCCTCACCGGTGCCAACGCCGGTGCTCGCTTCCTGCTCAACGCCGATACCACGACCGTTGGGCGCCACCCGAAGTCGGATATTTTCCTCGACGATGTGACGGTCTCGCGCAAGCATGCGCTGTTCGTGCGCTCCGGCCGCAATTTCTTCGTGCGCGATTCCGGCTCGCTCAATGGCACGTACGTCAACATGCAGCAGGTCGAAGAGGCGAAGCTGAACGATGGCGATGAGGTGCGCATCGGAAAGTACCAGCTGACCTTCTATGGTTCACGTCAGGCGGGCGAATGA